A section of the Pochonia chlamydosporia 170 chromosome 2, whole genome shotgun sequence genome encodes:
- a CDS encoding heterokaryon incompatibility (similar to Cordyceps militaris CM01 XP_006666655.1) has protein sequence MPEPAHSPQRDRARDRDRDRERDRDRERDRDPSQSKRLSITDRLLGTFNQARKETSAAVQRRASTSASSSASKQSPIPRIREWLDTCNAEHGNHCSGTTPDDIPTWRPVYLIDCVDRCLVRSKPTDRYAALSYVWGVTNPRRGGPNGVAQLLTTNVDAYQLGLPDDDVPRTILDAIWLTKKLGVRHLWVDRMCIVQDDEKDKADHIEHMAYVFSNAYLTIISAFGDVHTGLLPLDPRRPTRTANKSNQEHNELLLSSRWNTRGWTLQELVYSRRAIFLFEDTITWECHCDLWQGSTTSMMKILRGKKPTCTNRISEAAFGFQHAEWPDVDEYARLAMDYSARRVTIVDDTLNAFAGITHVMSRIFHGGFVYGMPLMFIDLALLWRPQATIRRRAMSRPPFLPSWSWMGWWFDGIPVDLTLWRAGADYVEETQSVKRGQESKRFKPTHPFRIKPTVTWSLSDRANTVPIKNTGLQMRELRSRKNSSQALPPGWVKSGNHFKHDSDDFTLFKYPVPVEDPPDDTYESQPTELTHPLPLLAFRTTTGFFDVDYAISMVPKDLPNPPVAVGNIWSRSNKWIGELRSQDQWLGIQTSNYDGDEKLEFIAISTAMERKGSYVFPMDRFSENMDDDGVVHFVNVLWIERISGVAYRRGIGHILQRAWDAEAKDEVDIYLG, from the coding sequence ATGCCTGAGCCGGCGCACTCCCCGCAGCGAGACCGGGCACGAGATAGAGACCGAGATCGTGAGAGGGATAGAGATCGCGAACGAGATCGCGACCCGTCGCAGAGTAAACGACTGAGCATCACAGACCGCCTGCTGGGCACATTCAACCAGGCCCGCAAGGAAACTTCGGCTGCCGTACAGCGTCGCGCATCGAcatcggcatcatcatcggcatccAAACAGTCGCCCATCCCGCGCATTCGAGAATGGCTTGATACCTGCAATGCCGAGCATGGCAATCACTGCAGCGGAACTACGCCCGACGACATTCCGACCTGGCGCCCGGTTTACCTCATCGACTGCGTTGACCGCTGCTTGGTCCGCTCAAAGCCCACGGACAGGTACGCGGCACTCAGTTATGTCTGGGGAGTGACCAACCCGCGACGAGGCGGTCCCAACGGCGTTGCGCAGCTCTTGACGACCAATGTTGACGCCTATCAACTTGGTCTGCCGGACGACGACGTTCCGCGAACTATACTCGATGCCATATGGCTGACCAAGAAGCTCGGGGTGCGTCATCTGTGGGTGGATCGCATGTGCATAGTCCAGGATGACGAAAAAGACAAGGCCGACCATATCGAGCACATGGCCTATGTCTTTTCGAATGCTTATTTGACCATTATTTCAGCCTTCGGGGACGTTCATACTGGTCTCCTTCCCCTGGATCCGCGACGACCTACGCGCACTGCCAACAAGAGCAACCAAGAACACAATGAGCTACTATTATCGTCAAGGTGGAACACCAGAGGATGGACCTTGCAGGAGCTGGTGTATTCGAGACGCGCCATCTTTTTATTCGAGGACACCATCACCTGGGAGTGCCACTGCGATTTGTGGCAGGGAAGCACCACGAGCATGATGAAGATTCTTCGTGGGAAGAAGCCTACTTGTACGAATCGGATATCAGAAGCGGCATTTGGTTTCCAGCATGCAGAGTGGCCCGATGTGGACGAATATGCACGCCTGGCCATGGACTATAGCGCCAGGAGGGTCACCATTGTGGACGATACGCTCAATGCTTTTGCCGGCATCACCCATGTCATGTCTCGCATCTTTCACGGGGGTTTCGTATACGGCATGCCCCTCATGTTCATCGATCTCGCCCTGCTCTGGAGACCACAGGCAACTATTCGAAGAAGGGCCATGTCTCGGCCGCCTTTTCTTCCGTCCTGGTCCTGGATGGGCTGGTGGTTTGATGGAATACCGGTTGACCTTACCCTTTGGAGAGCCGGCGCAGACTATGTCGAGGAAACTCAATCAGTAAAACGTGGCCAAGAGTCCAAGAGGTTTAAACCGACGCACCCTTTTCGCATCAAGCCAACCGTGACCTGGAGTCTCTCCGACAGAGCCAATACCGTACCCATCAAGAACACGGGCCTACAAATGCGGGAACTGCGCTCTCGTAAGAACTCCAGCCAAGCTCTGCCTCCCGGATGGGTCAAGTCCGGCAATCACTTCAAACACGACAGCGACGACTTCACACTGTTCAAGTATCCTGTCCCCGTGGAAGACCCTCCCGACGACACATACGAGTCCCAGCCTACGGAATTAACTCATCCTCTCCCGCTGCTGGCGTTCCGTACAACGACCGGCTTTTTCGATGTAGACTACGCAATATCAATGGTGCCCAAGGACTTGCCGAATCCACCGGTGGCAGTGGGCAACATCTGGAGTCGGTCAAACAAGTGGATTGGCGAATTGAGGTCTCAGGACCAGTGGCTGGGCATACAGACGTCCAATTACGACGGGGACGAGAAGCTGGAGTTTATAGCCATTTCGACGGCCATGGAGCGCAAGGGATCGTATGTATTTCCGATGGATAGGTTTTCTGAGAacatggatgatgatggtgtggtgCATTTTGTCAATGTCTTATGGATTGAGAGAATATCAGGGGTGGCATATAGACGGGGCATAGGACATATCTTGCAGAGGGCGTGGGATGCGGAGGCAAAGGATGAGGTGGATATATATCTTGGTTAG
- a CDS encoding inositol-pentakisphosphate 2-kinase (similar to Metarhizium robertsii ARSEF 23 XP_007822071.1): MALHLVPPQPSSEESASNQGDFAEPCFDDDSSDLTQASISNQGSVTEVIDEHDSQSEDDEAWLTPQNMVTLKVLGSELCSMNCSGQHHHCLKRLPPGTKPIKLVGEGSANAVFEIKVPRGDRAGRDFKGFLLRVAKVPSLGATPTYNYLLQQKFLQTAIKPILGDHVVNQELVVLHKTGIVQELNNLLRDINHTRKDKFKGSYVGETDWGFLVEDMRPQDPDTCVLVEFKPKWLSQSPSAPKDAIRCRQCAMELRNLVKDLSRSKARPEQKPCPLALVSPDRRPWQVCSPFRMAPHLAGQGNSELYLEALGSIATHPAIRDLKEQQDIHDKIGPLYADPSKPFFPLAMTLRDCTCFAQIDRCTQSVRLRFGDFDWKDPQIKFERWRSVEEELIEMGFYTAEWILCDGVYYRPPTLCLLEHVPTTSKKDLGIIEIRDSKDAAEYNRQQHPNPPHIPEGTKFHRYQTNTAVLKRILEPHKRDAPDFTKSGRQKMGL, encoded by the exons ATGGCCTTGCATCTTGTGCCACCCCAGCCCAGCAGCGAAGAATCTGCTTCCAATCAAGGCGACTTCGCTGAGCCTTGCTTCGATGACGACTCATCTGATCTCACCCAagcttccatttccaaccagGGCTCTGTCACTGAAGTTATAGATGAACATGACTCCCAAAgcgaggacgatgaagcGTGGTTAACTCCTCAGAATATGGTCACTCTCAAGGTCCTCGGCAGCGAACTGTGTTCCATGAACTGCTCGggacagcatcatcactgTCTCAAGCGTCTCCCCCCTGGTACGAAACCTATTAAGCTGGTGGGAGAGGGCTCAGCCAACGCCGTGTTTGAGATAAAGGTCCCCCGCGGCGACCGTGCCGGACGTGACTTCAAAG GATTTCTTTTGAGGGTTGCCAAAGTCCCATCGCTCGGGGCTACCCCAACGTACAACTATCTTTTGCAACAGAAATTCCTTCAAACAGCCATCAAACCTATTCTGGGCGATCATGTAGTAAATCAGGAGCTAGTTGTTCTTCACAAAACGGGCATCGTCCAAGAGCTCAACAATCTTCTTCGAGATATAAATCACACCCGCAAGGACAAATTCAAGGGCAGCTATGTTGGCGAGACTGACTGGGGATTTCTGGTGGAGGATATGAGACCGCAAG ATCCAGACACTTGTGTACTCGTCGAATTCAAGCCCAAGTGGTTGTCTCAGTCTCCTAGTGCACCAAAGGATGCCATTAGGTGCCGGCAATGCGCCATGGAGCTGCGAAACCTCGTCAAAGACCTCTCGAGAAGCAAAGCGCGACCAGAACAGAAGCCTTGTCCTTTGGCTCTCGTCAGTCCGGACCGCCGCCCCTGGCAAGTCTGCTCCCCTTTCAGGATGGCCCCGCATCTTGCTGGCCAGGGTAACAGTGAGCTTTACCTTGAGGCTCTAGGAAGCATCGCCACTCATCCCGCTATTCGCGATTTGAAGGAACAACAAGACATCCACGATAAAATTGGGCCGTTGTACGCTGACCCGTCGAAACCATTCTTCCCCCTGGCAATGACCCTTCGGGACTGCACATGTTTCGCGCAGATAGACAGATGCACACAGTCTGTGCGGCTTAGATTTGGTGACTTCGATTGGAAGGACCCGCAAATCAAATTTGAGAGATGGAGAAGTGTGGAGGAAGAGCTTATAGAGATGGGATTTTACACAGCCGAATGGATCCTTTGCGATGGCGTCTACTACCGACCACCGACGCTCTGTCTTCTGGAGCATGTTCCGACGACATCGAAAAAGGATCTTGGCATAATCGAAATTCGAGATTCAAAGGATGCTGCAGAATACAACCGTCAGCAGCACCCAAATCCCCCACATATCCCGGAAGGCACCAAGTTCCATAGATATCAGACGAATACTGCGGTGCTAAAAAGAATTTTGGAACCTCACAAGAGGGACGCACCAGATTTCACCAAATCTGGACGACAAAAGATGGGACTTTAA
- a CDS encoding catalase B precursor (similar to Aspergillus terreus NIH2624 XP_001216098.1), producing the protein MVRTGLVAISAALSGLVAAQCPYADLGGLAARTEGRPASHLKNYEVDDSQGYLTSDVGGPIEDQNSLKAGERGPTLLEDFIFRQKITHFDHERVPERAVHARGAGAHGIFTSYDDFSNITAASFLGKKGKQTPVFVRFSTVAGSRGSADTARDVHGFATRLYTDEGNFDIVGNNIPVFFIQDAIQFPDLIHSVKPRSDNEIPQGATAHDEAWDFFSQETSTLHTLFWAMAGYGIPRSFRHMDGHGVHTFRLVNEKGDTKLVKWHWKTKQGKASLVWDEAQHIAGKNADYHRQDLWDAIESGNYPEWELNVQIFDENQALAFGFDVLDPTKIIPEEYAPLRPLGVLRLDTNPVNYFAETEQIMFQPGHIVRGVDFTDDPLLQGRIFSYLDTQLNRHGGPNFEQLPINRPVVPIHNNNRDGAGQNLIHKNTAPYSPNTLNKGFPKQANQTQGKGFFTAPNRKASGALERRRSSTFLDHWSQPRLFYNSITPIEQQFLIDAIRFETSHLSQVIQKNVLNQLNKISNDIAIRVGRALGLDAPAPNDKYYHNNKTKGLSIFGQELPSIATLRIGVLTSTKSSSSLTQAKSLQDEFKSSNVTVIVVGETLASGIDQTYSAAEAVGFDGIIVADGAENLFNNKKKSTLYPPGRPTQIVVDGYNWGKPIGFLGNAKNIIKNTLVSEGPGVYVEKNTGDIVKGFKKGLATFKFTDRFAQDEK; encoded by the exons ATGGTACGAACTGGCCTGGTGGCTATTTCTGCGGCGCTGTCCGGTTTGGTGGCAGCACAATGCCCCTACGCTGACCTTGGAGGGCTTGCAGCAAGGACTGAGGGTCGTCCCGCGTCTCACTTGAAGAACTatgaggttgatgacagTCAAGGGTATCTCACATCTGATGTGGGTGGTCCAATTGAGGACCAGAATAGCTTGAAGGCTGGAGAGCGTGGTCCTACTTTGCTGGAGGACTTCATATTCCGCCAAAAGATAACCCACTTTGACCACGAGAGA GTTCCTGAACGTGCGGTTCATGCTCGTGGCGCTGGTGCTCATGGCATCTTTACCAGCTACGATGACTTTAGCAACATCACTGCCGCATCCTTCttggggaagaagggcaagcaGACGCCGGTATTTGTTCGCTTTTCTACCGTTGCTGGGTCTCGTGGTAGTGCCGATACTGCTAGAGATGTGCACGGatttgccaccagact GTACACTGATGAGGGTAACTTCGACATCGTTGGCAACAACATTCCAGTGTTCTTCATCCAAGACGCTATTCAATTCCCTGATCTCATTCACTCTGTGAAGCCTCGATCCGATAATGAGATTCCACAAGGCGCAACTGCACACGACGAGGCATGGGACTTCTTCTCCCAGGAGACCTCAACCCTTCACACCTTGTTCTGGGCCATGGCAGGATACGGAATCCCCAGAAGTTTCCGTCACATG GACGGCCACGGCGTCCACACTTTCCGACTCGTAAACGAAAAGGGAGACACTAAACTCGTAAAATGGCATTGGAAGACCAAGCAGGGCAAggccagtctggtctgggaTGAAGCACAGCACATTGCTGGCAAGAATGCCGACTATCACAGACAGGACCTCTGGGATGCTATTGAGTCTGGCAATTACCCTGAGTGGGAACTCAATGTGCAGATTTTCGATGAGAATCAGGCTCTTGCATTTGGCTTTGATGTCCTTGATCCTACCAAGATTATCCCTGAGGAATATGCTCCCCTTCGTCCTCTTGGTGTGCTAAGACTGGACACCAATCCTGTAAACTACTTTGCGGAAACCGAACAAATCATG TTCCAACCGGGCCACATTGTGAGAGGCGTCGACTTCACCGATGACCCTCTGCTGCAGGGCCGCATTTTCTCCTACCTTGATACCCAGCTTAACCGCCACGGTGGTCCCAACTTTGAACAGCTTCCCATCAACAGACCTGTTGTTCCCATCCACAATAACAACCGCGATGGTGCTGGACAGAACTTGATCCATAAGAACACTGCACCTT ATTCTCCAAACACTCTCAACAAGGGATTCCCCAAACAAGCGAACCAAACTCAAGGCAAGGGTTTCTTCACCGCTCCTAATCGCAAGGCTTCCGGTGCCCTCGAGAGACGCCGAAGCTCGACCTTCCTCGACCACTGGAGCCAACCTCGTCTGTTCTACAACTCCATCACCCCCATCGAGCAACAGTTTCTCATCGATGCTATCCGCTTCGAGACCAGCCACCTCTCACAAGTGATCCAGAAGAATGTtctcaaccagctcaacAAGATCAGCAACGACATCGCCATCCGTGTCGGCAGAGCTCTGGGCTTGGACGCCCCCGCCCCCAACGACAAGTACTaccacaacaacaagaccaaggggctctccatctttggccaGGAACTGCCCAGCATCGCCACCCTCCGCATCGGTGTCTTGACCTCCACCAAGTCCTCCAGCTCTCTTACACAAGCCAAGTCCCTCCAGGACGAGTTCAAATCCAGCAACGTGACCgtcattgttgttggtgagacTCTCGCCAGCGGCATCGATCAGACTTACTCTGCTGCTGAGGCCGTTGGCTTCGATGGCATTATCGTAGCTGATGGTGCGGAGaacctcttcaacaacaagaagaagtcTACGCTTTATCCACCCGGACGACCTACCCAGATTGTGGTGGATGGGTATAACTGGGGTAAGCCGATTGGATTCTTGGGCAacgccaagaacatcatcaAGAATACGCTTGTTTCTGAGGGTCCGGGCGTGTATGTGGAGAAGAATACTGGAGATATTGTGAAGGGTTTCAAGAAGGGTCTTGCTACGTTCAAGTTCACGGATCGGTTTGCGCAGGATGAGAAATAA
- a CDS encoding nucleoside transporter (similar to Magnaporthe oryzae 70-15 XP_003712726.1): MDRSRPFGRSQAEEYEPLNTDDAALESSVIQDDDGHEIPFSWIEYSIFAVLGVAMLWAWNMFLAAAPYFSARFAATPSIKNTFQSAILTVSTITNLSVLIVLSNIQYSASYPFRINLALIINSIVFTLLTCSTTLFLNATPTAYFTFLLIMVGFSSWATGLIQNGAFAFAASFGRPEYMQALMAGQGISGVLPAVAQVTSVLLFPPNEKSRDIEEPAGETSAFFYFLAAVVISVVALITLIPLVRRHNRRVENRMVEHMAESMNSIEEAERAARKVTSLWTLFRKLRWLAVGVAVTFAVTMFFPVFTAKIHSVQEDAGAIFRPTAFIPLGFVFWNLGDLGGRIATMLPFTLKDRPFVLFLCSVARVALLPLYLLCNIDGRGAVVSSDFFYLFVVQMIFGLTNGWLGSSFMMASGEWVDEGEREATGGFMGLCLVVGLTAGSLLSFTISDI; the protein is encoded by the exons ATGGACCGATCAAGGCCATTTGGCCGCTCCCAAGCAGAGGAGTACGAGCCCTTAAATACAGACGACGCGGCCCTCGAATCCTCCGTCATacaggatgatgacggccaTGAAATCCCATTCTCATGGATAGAGTACAGCATATTCGCCGTCCTCGGCGTAGCCATGCTATGGGCCTG GAACATGTTCCTCGCCGCAGCCCCCTACTTCTCCGCCCGCTTCGCCGCCACGCCCTCCATCAAAAATACCTTCCAGTCCGCCATCCTCACCGTCTCAACAATCACCAACCTCTCCGTGCTCATCGTCCTCAGCAACATCCAATACTCAGCCTCGTACCCCTTCCGCATCAACCTCGCCCTCATAATCAACAGCATCGTCTTCACGCTCCTCACATGCTCCACGACgctcttcctcaacgccaCACCCACAGCATACTTCACCTTCCTCCTCATAATGGTGGGCTTCTCCTCCTGGGCAACGGGGCTTATTCAAAACGGAGCATTCGCTTTCGCAGCTAGCTTCGGAAGACCAGAGTACATGCAGGCCCTCATGGCAGGCCAAGGCATATCGGGAGTGCTCCCTGCCGTAGCGCAAGTCACTTCCGTGCTGTTATTTCCACCAAACGAGAAATCAAGGGACATCGAGGAACCGGCAGGCGAAACATCCGCATTCTTCTACTTTCTCGCCGCGGTGGTGATATCCGTCGTTGCTCTTATCACCTTGATCCCTCTCGTCAGACGGCATAATCGCCGTGTAGAAAACAGAATGGTAGAACACATGGCCGAGTCGATGAACAGCATCGAGGAGGCGGAGCGGGCGGCTAGAAAGGTTACATCACTGTGGACTTTGTTCCGCAAGTTGCGCTGGCTGGCAGTCGGCGTGGCCGTGACCTTTGCTGTGACCATGTTCTTCCCCGTATTTACCGCCAAGATCCACTCGGTTCAGGAAGATGCGGGGGCTATCTTTCGGCCGACGGCGTTCATTCCTCTTGGGTTCGTGTTTTGGAACTTGGGCGATCTGGGGGGACGCATTGCGACCATGCTGCCTTTCACGTTGAAAGACAGGCCGTTTGTGCTATTTCTGTGCTCGGTTGCACGAGTTGCCTTGCTGCCGTTGTATCTTTTGTGTAACATTGATGGGCGGGGAGCCGTGGTGTCAAGTGACTTCTTCTATTTGTTTGTTGTGCAGATGATTTTTGGCCTCACCAATGGTTGGTTGGGCTccagcttcatgatggcttctggaGAGTGGGTTGACGAGGGCGAACGGGAAGCGACAGGTGGATTTATGGgcttgtgtctggttgtAGGTCTCACGGCTGGTAGTCTGCTCAGTTTCACCATTTCGGACATATAG
- a CDS encoding protein kinase-like domain (similar to Cordyceps militaris CM01 XP_006674594.1): MAPLRSLLLGGTVWCLLASRAISASTNQTSSAGCHASDKDFGPPFNTTGTASFNLGSVGYKNTKPWYLTIGLKDRRDLNASYTGTQTVNSYVSLPDDFINRADGNYTQMCAYRLVEQNSTAAEGNGSCMGVLSDACTKYIQTFQESTSFSDGKCPEFSPGKGCGDSIFQLAIPTNFTSTNCSTSGLPGVAEIPQNYTTRGLFGIAWSIGDKEINSFDAYDLHVRQPNPILLVFGYNQGYSQDNNHETIYVAKLFCVAPDHVAAGSRDPKSSAIELRVNKAMVLAMAAMSFVMCIL, encoded by the exons ATGGCCCCATTACGCAGCCTGCTTCTCGGTGGCACTGTTTGGTGCCTTCTCGCCTCCCGCGCCATCTCAGCCAGTACAAATCAAACCTCATCGGCTGGATGTCATGCCTCCGACAAAGACTTTGGGCCGCCCTTCAATACTACCGGCACAGCCTCATTTAACCTTGGTAGTGTTGGCTACAAGAACACAAAGCCGTGGTACCTAACTATTGGCCTCAAGGACAGACGGGATCTCAATGCTTCTTATACAGGCACGCAAACAGTGAACAGCTATGTCAGCCTGCCCGATGATTTCATCAACAGGGCGGATGGAAACTACACCCAAATGTGTGCTTATCGCCTTGTGGAGCAGAATTCAACTGCAGCAGAAGGCAACGGCTCATGCATGGGTGTGCTAAGCGACGCATGCACCAAGTACATTCAAACCTTTCAAGAATCCACGTCTTTCTCAGACGGTAAATGCCCTGAATTCTCCCCTGGGAAAGGTTGTGGCGACAGCATTTTTCAGCTGG CCATTCCAACAAACTTTACGAGCACCAATTGCTCAACAAGTGGGCTCCCCGGGGTAGCCGAGATACCTCAAAATTACACCACTCGAGGCCTATTCGGAATTGCGTGGTCTATTGGAGACAAGGAGATCAACTCGTTTGATGCTTACGACCTACACGTGCGTCAGCCAAACCCTATTCTCCTCGTCTTCGGCTACAACCAGGGTTATAGCCAGGATAACAACCATGAAACCATTTATGTTGCCAAATTATTCTGTGTTGCGCCGGATCATGTTGCCGCAGGAAGTCGTGACCCAAAATCTTCCGCAATTGAGCTGCGagtcaacaaggccatggtgctggcaatggcggcCATGAGCTTTGTTATGTGCATTCTCTAG